The DNA region TCCGGGCAATCTTGCATAAAGCCATCGGCAAATTTGCATCCTACTTAGCATGAACTGCAGCGGTGCAGCTTCATTCTCAAGCTGAAACGAAAGGCAGGGATTCGTATGGGTGAAAAAAATATTTTGGCGTATTTCAAAAGTCCGGAGCAGGCGGAAGGCGCAGCGCGCAAGCTGAGCGCTTTACGGGTCGTCGACATGTCGATCGACCGCTTCAGCCGCTACCCGGGAGAGGGTTATGATCCCGGAAATCCGGTGACCGGGAGCATTTCCAGCTTGGCGGCCATCACGCAGGACGCCGCGATCACAAACCGTTCCGCAGGGATATTGTCGGCGGCGGATCCGGCCGCCAGCGGGCTTAGCCACGGCGGCCAGGGCGGGCCGACCGGGCACGATATCGTGCTGACCGCCGTGGTCGACGAGTCGGTGCATCATCAGGCGCTCCGCATCGTGGAGGAAGCGGGCGGACTGATTTAACGTATTATCGCAAACGCTAGCAGTTTGAAATAATTACGGAAGGGAGATGTGAAGGGATGAGCCAAAGCGAGCAGGATCGCCGGACGAAACGGACGACGGCCAAATCGCGGTTTACGATCGGGCATAACGAAGACGTGGAGTTTTCCGAAGAGCTGGCCGATCAGGAGGATTGGGAGGCGCTGGAACGCAGTGAACGGGCCGATGCGCGCCAGCAAGGTCAATACCGGCTGTAGACCCGAAGCACTATGGAACAGGGCGGAGGAACCCGCAAAACGGTTCGCTCCGCCCTCTTTTGTCTCCATCTGCATTCTATAGTACAATAAATCTTATGCATATGAGTCAAGGAGGAAAACTTGCGATGATTTGGAAGGAAATAACTATACATACAACGGAAGAAGCCGTGGAAATGATTTCGAATTTCCTGCATGAAGCCGGCGCCGGCGGCGTAACCATCGAAGAGCACGCCGACAACGATAAGCCGCGCGATACCTCGCTGGGCCAGTGGTTTGAAATTCCGCCCAACGACATTCCCGAAGGCGAAGCCAAAATCAGCGGGTATTTTCCAGAGGGATTGGATATCGAGGCGATCATCTCCGAGGTGAAGGAACGGATCGAAGAGCTAAGGGGATATGATATCGACCCGGGCTTGGCCGAAATTTCGGTCAGGGATGTGAGCGAAGACGACTGGGCCAACAACTGGAAGCAGTATTTCAAGCCGCTTAAGGTATCCGATAGACTAACGATCAAGCCGACCTGGGAGGAGTACGCGCCCCAGTCGCCGGAGGAGAAGATCATCGAGCTTGACCCCGGCATGGCTTTTGGCACGGGAACGCATCCGACGACCTCTTTATGTTTGCGCACATTGGAGGGAGTCATCCGCGAAGGGGACGAAGTGATCGATGTCGGAACCGGTTCTGGCATTTTGGCGATCGGCGCTTGCCGGCTGGGCGCTGCTAGGGTGCTGGCGCTCGATCTCGATCCGGTGGCCGTGTCCAGCGCAAGCGAAAATACGAAACTGAACGGGCTGGAGGACAAGATCCAGGTCGTGGAAAGCGATTTGCTGTCGGTGCTGAAAGACGGCGGAAGCGGCAAACTGCAAGTGTCGCTGCCGGTCCGGGTCGTCGTGGCCAATATTTTGGCGGAAATCATTTTGCTTTTTATCGACGATGTGTTCCAGGCCCTGCAGCCGGGAGGCTATTATATCGCTTCGGGAATCTATAAAAATAAAGAACAAGCCGTAGAGGAAGCGCTGCTTGCCGCGGGGTTTGAGATCGAGCAAACGGCCCGGGAAGAGGATTGGGTTGCTTTCGTGGCGAGAAAGAGGTAGCTTGCATGGATTTTTTGAACCAAATATTGCGCGTCCCTTTGGACCAACTTCCTTTTTATTTGATCACGCTGGTGATTGCCTTTACGATACATGAGTTTTCGCATGCTTATTTCGCCAATAAATTCGGTGATCCGACGGCTAAGCTGCTTGGCCGAGTAACGCTGAATCCGGCGGTGCATTTCGATTTATTCGGGATCATCCTGCTGTTGATCGCCGGTTTTGGCTGGGCCAGACCGGTTCCGGTCAACCGGGACAATTTCAGTAGGCCCCGCTTGATGGGCGTGGTCGTTTCGGCGGCCGGACCGCTCAGCAATTTGCTGCTCGGCGTGGTGGGGACCGTGGTGTATGTGATGCTGGGGCATTTTGGCGTTCTGGAATCGATTGCGAACGAGCGGCTTTTGCAAGCGGTTTTGATTTTTTTCTATCTGTTCAACGTTACGAACTTTTTCTTATTTTTGTTCAACTTGATTCCGCTGCCGCCGCTGGACGGGTACCGGATTCTGGAAGATATCGTGCCGCGCCGCGTGCTTGGCAAATTGCAGCAGTTTGAGCAATGGTCGATCTTTATCTTTTTGATCATTCTGTTTATTCCCGCTTTGCGGCAGCACACGATCGACCCCCTTTATCAGGCGGCTTATTCGATGTATCTTCAGTTAGCCCATTTTTTCCTGCTGTTGTTTGGGACTTGAGGCGGGAAGAAAGACTGGAACAAATATATTAAAAGTTGTATGATGTAATTTGGTGATTTTTAGAGGTAGTTCAAAAAGTCCAGCTTTTGAAGCTATAAGGAAGAATAGACGACCAAACAATAACTTCCTTAACCTCCATTTTTGAACATGTACTTTTTGTGTGAGGATGGATGAGCATGCAGCGTTATTTTGTGGAGCCGTCGCAGTTTGGCGAACGGGAAGTGGCGATTGCCGGGGAGGATGCCCGCCATATCGGCAGGGTGATGCGTTCCAAACCGGGCGACAAGCTGATCGTAAGCGATGGCGTATCCCGTGAAGTCCTCGCGGAAATAACGACGATTGAGCCGCAGCAGGTGACTGCGGCAATTATAGAGACGCTGACGGCATCCGGAGAGCCGTGGCTGCAAGTGACGGTGGCCCAGAGCCTGCCGAAAGGCGACAAAATGGAAACCGTGATCCAGAAGTGCACGGAGATCGGGGCTTCCGCTTTTCTTCCTTTTTTGTCCGAGCGCACGGTCGTGCAGTACGATCAGAAGAAGGAAGAGAAGCGCCTTGGCCGCTGGCGGAAAATTGCCAAGGAAGCGGCCGAGCAGGCGCACCGCAGCAAAATTCCGGCGGTGGAGATGCCGGTGAAATGGGATGGGCTGTTGTCCGTTTTGTCTGCCTACGATCTGGTGTGCTTATGTTATGAAAGGGAGCACGGCCAGCAGCTGCGCGATGTATTGAAGCCTTTTGTCCTGGGCCTGACGCCCGGACAGACTTGCAAGATCGCCGTTGTGGTTGGACCCGAAGGCGGTTTTGCCGAAGAAGAAGTGCGGGAGGCCGAAGCCATGGGTGCGGCGGCCGTTGGATTGGGCCGCCGCATTTTGCGGACCGAGACGGCCGCTATGGCCGCCCTGACCTGCATCATGTATGAATCCGGAGAAATGGGGGGAAGTTGAACGATGCCATCTGTCGCATTTTACACTTTGGGCTGTAAAGTCAACTTTTACGATACGGAGGCCATTTGGCAGCTGTTTAAAAACGAGGGCTACGAACAGGTCGATTTCGAACAACAGGCCGCCGACGTTTATTTGATTAATACGTGTACCGTGACGAACACGGGGGATAAAAAGAGCCGGCAGATCATCCGGCGCGCCGTGCGCCGCAATCCGGACGCCATCGTGGCCGTGACGGGCTGTTACGCCCAAACGTCCCCGGCGGAAATTTTGGACATTCCCGGCGTCGATCTCGTCATCGGCACGCAGGACCGGGACAAAATCATTCCTTACGTGAAGCAAATCCAGGAGCAGCGCAAGCCGATCAACGCCGTGCGCAACATTATGAAAACCCGCGAATTCGAAGAGCTGGACGTTCCGAATTTTGCCGACCATACCCGCGCTTTCCTGAAGATCCAGGAGGGCTGCAACAATTTCTGCACCTTCTGCATCATCCCTTGGTCGCGCGGTCTGTCGCGCAGCCGCGATCCGCAAAGCGTGCTTCAGCAGGCGCGCCAGTTGGTCGCCGCGGGCTACAAAGAAATCGTGCTGACCGGCATCCATACGGGCGGATATGGCGACGATCTCGAAAACTACCGCCTGTCGGACCTGCTGTGGGATTTGGATAAAGTGGAAGGTCTGGGGCGGATTCGCATCAGCTCGATCGAAGCGAGCCAAATCGACGAACGCATGCTGGAAGTTTTGAAAGGATCCTCCAAAATGTGCCGTCATTTCCATATTCCGCTGCAAGCCGGCAGCAACGAAGTGCTTAAACGCATGAGAAGAAAGTATACAATTGAGGAATACGAGCATAAAATCAGAATGATCCGTGAATTTATGCCTGAGGTTGCTATCACGACGGACGTCATCGTTGGCTTCCCAGGCGAAACCGATGAGTTGTTCCGCGAAGGTTTTGAAGCGATCAAACGGATCGGCTTTTCGGAAATCCACGTGTTCCCGTATTCCAAACGGACCGGGACGCCGGCCGCGCGGATGGAGGACCAGGTGGATGAAGAGATCAAACATGCCCGCGTGCATGAGTTGATCGATTTGTCGGAACAGATGCAGCTTGCCTATGCCGAGAAATTCGTCGGCCAGGTGCTGGACGTCATTCCGGAAAGAGACGAGAAAGGAACGGCCGGAGACGGTTTCGCGACCGGCTTCAGCGACAACTATTTGCAGATCCGTTTCCCGGGCGCCCCGGACTTGACCGGCAAAATGTGCCGCGTCAAGCTCACCAAGGCCGACGTCAATACAAACGAAGGCCAGTTGGTTCGCGTCCTGGACGAATCCGCGCAAGCCTTGGCTTAAATAGGTTCTTGCCCGCCCGGGCGTTAAGCAAGGATTTCAACCCTCCAGGGTTGAAATCCTTGTTGTCGCATTAGGGCAAAAGCAAGGTAGCGAGCAACGCTTTTCAATGGTAACCTAGGACGACAACAACTATTCTAACGGTTGCCACAACCGCTATTTGCCCCAAAAACGTTGATTTCAAATTCTAACGGTTGCCATGGCGCTTATTTTACTTAAACCCGGCTAATTATGCTTAGATTAAGACAAATAACGACGCTCACAACCGTTAGAATTTAGAAAAGGCCCTTTTTCGTAAAATAGCAGATGCTACAACCGTTAGATTTCCGGCGGACGATAGTTTCGATTCGAAAGCCTGCGCAATTACGGGAAATCTGGAAAGTATCCCGAACTTGTCTTGTGCAAGAGTTTATGCAACGCTAATGGTTCCAAGCACAAAGTAAAGCGAATCCCGCAGGGAGAGCGAGCAGGAGCGTCTCAGCCAATCGCACGTTAGTCCAATTTGCGGGTATCCAAAGGGCAGCAGGCCCCCTGAGGCCCTCCCTTACGGTAAGGGAGGGTTTGGGGATGAGATCCCGGGTTGAGGCCCATAAGAAGGAGGTACAGCCAGAATGGCATTCAAAGAAATCTCTGCAGGAGGGGTTGTCTATCGCAAGGATGGCGGCCGGATGCAAATTCAGTTAATTACCGATCGGTACGGCAAAATATCGTTCGCCAAAGGAAAAAGAGAGCCCGGCGAGACCGTCGAGCAAACGGCGCTTCGCGAAATTTTGGAGGAGACGGGCATCGTCGGCCGGATTATAAAGCTGATTGATATCATTGCTTATACTTATATGCATCCCAAGTATGGTAATGTGGATAAGGAAGTCCACTATTATCTGGTGGAATGCGAAGGCGGCAAGCTGCGCCCGCAGTTGGAGGAAATCCGCAGCGTGGCCTGGCACGATCCGCATGAAGCGTGGAAGCTTCAGCAGAAATCGGGATACGATAATAACGATTTTATTTTGGAAAAAGCGCTTAGAATGCTTGGTTTGCGGCCTTAGCTTCAAGCCAAAGAGGTCCGGGTCCGGCGCCGCCCCTTGTTTTAAACCGGCTTTGCGGGCGGCAGGGCCGGTGCGGCGTCCGAACCGGAATGATCCAGCCGGGACCAAACCGGCAAATAGCAAAACGGCAGCGCAAGCAAGGAGCTAACCACGTTAAAAATCGTTTGCGTATGCGCGATTTGCGCGGAAAGATCCGAGGACAGCCAGTTTACGGCAGCTTCAAGCCACGGTGTCAGCGGAAGAAACAGCGCGGCGCCCAGCACATTGAGTATAACATGCGACCAGGCGACGAATTGCCCGGGACGCGTTCCCCCGATGGCGGCGATCAGCGCGGTGACACAGGTCCCGACATTGGAGCCGATGACCATGGCGATCCCGAACTCAACCGGAAGAGCGCCGCTTCCGACCAGCCCCATCGTCATGGCGACGACCGCCGCGCTGCTGTGAATGATCGCCGTCAGCACCGCCCCGGCGACAGCTCCCCATAGGAGGCTGCCGGTGGCGTGCGCCAGCAGCCAGTCGATGGCGCCGCGCGCTTCCAGCGCCGGGCCGATCGACTGCATCATGCGGATCGCGATCATCACCAAGCTGAACCCGGCTGCGGTCAAGGCGCCGAACTGCAAGGGAAGAAGCAAAGGGAACTTCCGTTTTACATAGGCGGGCAGCATTTCATCCCCGAGGACGGTCCCGGCCCACACCAGCAAAGAAACGAGCAGCATCGGTACGCCAAGCTTGGCGATATTTAAAGCGATCAACTCCGTGGTGATGCAGGTCCCGATATTGCCGCCAAGGATAATGCCAAGCGTCCGGGCATAAGAGAGCAGACCGGCATTCACGAGACCGATCGTCATGACGGTAATCGCCGTACTGCTCTGCAAAATGGCGGTGATAAATGTGCTGGACAGCATTCCCGTCCAGGGCGTACGCGTCGTCGTGTGCAGAAACCGCATCAGCTTTGGGCCGGCCCAGGCGTGCAGAGCCGCTTCCATGACTTTCATGCCGAACAGGAACAGGGCCAGTCCAAATGTGACCGGAAAAATAATCTCTTGAAACATGCTGCCAAGGCCCCCTTTTTAAGTGAGAGTTCAAAAAGTCAGGTTTTCGGCACCGAGAAGGGAGCTAACTTTTTGAACAACCTCATTAAGTGTACAAGTTACATATATGACATGGGGACAACAGAACAGAACAACTTTAGGAGTGAAACAAGTGGCCAAAGTCATTTTAGAGCGAAGCCGCAAAAAACGGCTGGAAAAAGGGCATCCGTGGATTTACCGCAATGAAATTGCATCCGTCGAGGGCGATCCGGCTCCGGGAAGCCTGGTGGACATCGTCGATCATCGGCTCAGATATTTGGCGACAGGATATTACAATCCGGCTTCGCAAATTACGGTCCGGGCGGTTTCATATCAGCCGCTGGCCGAAATGGACAAGGACTTCTTCGTCAAACGGATTACGGACTGCCTGCGTCATCGCGAGCGGTTCGTGAACGAACAATCGTACCGGCTTGTCTACGGCGAAGCCGATTTTTTGCCGGGCCTGATCGTGGACAAGTTCGGCGATGTCCTTGTCGTTCAGCTGCTGACCTTGGGGGTGGACCGCTGCCGGGAAAATATCGTAGCGGCGCTGGCGGAAGTGCTCCGGCCGGTCGGCATATATGAGCGGAGCGACGTGGCCGTACGCGAGATGGAGGGCCTCATGCAGGTAAAGGGGCCGGTTTACGGCAATCCGCCGCGCCGTGTGATCGTAACGGAAAACGGGCTGAAGATCGAGGTCGATATCGAGCAGGGGCAAAAGACGGGATATTTTTTCGACCAGCGCGAAAACCGGGCTTCGATCAAGCCTTTGATGACGGGCTGGGGCGGACGCAGCGGGATTGCGCTGCAGGAGCTCCCGGCGGAGGATGGCGGCGTCCGGCTTGCTCCCGTCAACCGCAACGGTAAAGAGGTGACCTTTCCTTACTGGGATGGAGCGTCGGTGCTGGAATGCTTTTCGCATACGGGCAGCTTCACGCTGCATGCCTGCAAATACGGCGCCAAAAAAGTGACCTGCCTCGATATTTCCGAGCACGCGATCGCAAGCGCGAAGCGGAACGTGGAGCTCAACGGGTTTGAAGACCGCGTGGAATTTGTCGTCGCCGACGCGTTTGACTATCTCCGCAGCCAAGTAAAGGGAGTGGAGGAGCGCGCCCGCAGGGCTGCGCCGGGCGGCATGGTGGATACCTCCGTGCCGCTTCCTGCCGGAGGCGGCCGGACCTGGGACGTGGTCATTCTCGATCCGCCGGCGTTCGCCAAAACAAAAAGCGCGGTTAAAGGCGCATGCCGCGGCTACAAGGACATCAATCTGCACGGGATGAAGCTGGTTAACGAAGGCGGGTATTTGGTGACCGCCAGCTGCTCCTACCATATGCGTCCCGACCTGTTTCTGGAGACGATTCTGGAAGCGGCGGAGGATGCGGGAAAAGTGCTGCGGCTGATCGAATGGCGGGCGGCCGGAAAAGACCATCCGCAAATCCTCGGCGTGGATGAGGGGCACTATTTAAAATTTGCGATCTTTGAGGTGCGCAGCAAAACGTTTTGATTCGGCATAGTAAACCAGAAATTCACACGCCATTTCTCCAAACTTGGGGGAATGGCGTTTTGCTTAAATATTACAGAATTTATAAATCAACTTTCGTAGAACCAAAATCGGCTTAACCGTTGATGCTGTACAGACGGAGTACGAGTAAAATTTTAACCTATTGATTTCGCATGGCGGGATGGCGGGCAAAACGAGTGCTTGACTGGCCTCACTCTGACCATGAATTGCAAATCAGAGTCAATTTCATAATTCAAAACGCTTGATATAACTGGATTTTTTGGGCATAGAAAAAGGAGTACCTCCCCAAATCTCGAAGTAATAGTGACCAAACCAAACTCGAGAAAGAGAAACGGAGGTAATCCCTATCTATTCAATTCGCCAAACGGAGTTGTTTTCCTTCGAGGAATTAATGGAAATGCGCCCCGAAGATAAGTACAGCCAAATCTTCGAGCATTTGGATCTTGCCCCAGTCATGCAGGCACTCAGCAAACCAAAACGTCGCGGGCGTAAGGAAGAATTAAATTATCCAGCCATGGTATATTCGCTGCTCATCGCAAAGATGGAGGGTATAGAATTCGTCTCTTCCATCATAAAACGTCTGGAAAGCAGCGAGGAGTTTCGCATCCAATGCCGGTTCACCGGCTCGGACCGTATACCAAGCGAATCGACCTACTCTCGGCTGAATCTGGCGCTGCAGCAAAAGGGTCTGCTCGAACAGGTGCTGGACCGTTTGGTGAGAGCCGCTCATGCCGAGGGTTTCTTAACGGGAGCTCATATCGCCGTCGATTCCTCGGCGGTTGAAGCGTGGGACTGCCAATATGGAGAATCTGCTGCCAAACGCCGAGCCGCAAGGAAACAGAAGCAAAAGAAGGAATCTTCGGTGCAACAGCTCGAAATGGAGCCCGTTCTCCCCGTGTCTGAGACCGAACCCACGAAGCCGACAAAGCCGGTTTACGGGCGTGGAAATTGCTCGGCCGAAGAAAAGGAGCGCCGCCGTAAAGAACGGGAAGCATACGAGGCGAGCCTGCCCCCTTTCGAAAAGAAAATAGAAAACATGTTGCCCTTCACCTACGACGAGCTGTTTGAAGCGATGCCCAGGTCTGCTTCGCGTTGCACCAAGAAAAATTCGAAAGGCAAGCTCACCACCTGGTATGGCTATAAAGCCAACATCGTAGTGGATACCGATAGTCAGTATGTGCTCAGCGGGGTACTGAGCTCGGCTCATTTGAACGACCAACGCATGGCTGTACTGTTGCTCAAAGGTCTTCCACTTAAGTTTCCCATGCTGAAGGTGAAATATGGGTTGGGGGACAAAGGCTACGACAGCACGCCCATTTACGAGTTGATTCGTTCGCTCCAAGCTTACCCGATCATTGATATCATCCACCATACGGCTCCGCCGGAAGGGATGAATCTTGATTATGGTCCGGTTTGCAAAGAAGGCCACGCCTATCGGTACGACAGCTTTGATCCCAAGTATGAGACACTTCGGTATACCCGTCCAAGCGAGTGCAAGGAATGTCCGTTTGCGGAATCCGGCTGCCAAAAGGTGTTTAAAATTCGGATCGAAACGGACGTGCGTAAGCACACCTATCCGGCAAGAGGCAGCAAAGGGTTTAAAGAACTGTACAAAAAGCGAACGGCTGTCGAGCGTGTCTTTGCCTATCTCAAGGGTTACTATGGATTGAAACGAACACGTCACCGCGGTGTCCGAGCCAACGTCGACTTCCAACTCAGTATACTTGCGTACAACCTAACCAAGTTTGCACTCGATAAGTTGAATAAACGCCTGCCTCAAGCAGCATAACCGTATTTTTTTAAACAAGCAGCATTTTATTTTCGGTAATTATAGCTCTATATTCGAATCGAATTATGAAATTGACTCAATCATACAACTAACTTTATATCCACTTACCTTATCATTCGTTTAATTGCATTTCATACAATTATTTCCTCGTCACTGTAAGCTTATCTTTGAAAGATCACGGAATAATTGCATGTTTTACACTTAATCAAACGCTTTGGCAGCATTTCCGAATAGTAACTGTACATTTTGCAACTATTTCATTCAATAATGGAAAATCCGTTACAATCATTAGTTCAACTTAGCAGGTGCGAAGGTTTGAGCGCATCTATGCTATACTGTTGGTTGAACGAATCGTCCGTGGTAGTAGGAGGGGATCCCATGTCTTTACAGTTCATCATCGGCCGTTCCGGAAGCGGCAAAAGCAGCCTGATTCTTGAGCGGGTCATCGCCCGGCTGCGGGAAAATCCCGCGGGTCCGCCGCTGATTATTCTCGCTCCGGAGCAGGGAACGTTCCAGATCGAGCAGAGCATCGTAACCGCGCCGGGTCTCAAGGGAACCGTACGCACCCAGGTGCTCGGTTTCCGCCGTTTGGCGCTGCGCGTTATGCAGGAGACGGGCGGGGCGGCGCTGGTGCCGATCAACGACGAGGGCAAAAAAATGCTGCTGTACAAAATCCTGCGCCGGCGCCGCGGCGAGCTGAAGCTGTTCGGCCGCGGCGGAGACCAGCTTGGACTGATCGACCGGATTGCCGCGCTTTATACGGAAATGAAAAAATTCAATGTGGATTTTTCCCATTTGCCGGAACACCATCAATTTTTGCAATCCGCCGCCGGAGAATCCCGGCTGCTGGTGGATAAAATGCATGACCTCGGCTTGTTGTTCGCCGAATTCGACGCCGAGCTGGCCAAGCTCTATATCGATAACGAAGATCATGTGGTCAAGCTGGCGGAAGGGGCGGCGGAATCGGCGTATTTGCGCGGGTCGGAAATCTGGATCGACGGATTTCATACGTTTACCCCTCAGGAATACACGGCGATCGGCGCCCTGCTTAAGGCCGCGTCGAACGTCACCGTGGCGCTGACGCTTGACCGGCCTTACGACGACGGCGTGGTGCCGCATGAATTAAACCTGTTTTATGGGCCGGCGGTCGCCTACACCAAGCTGCTCCGCATAGCCGAAGAAGCCGGCGTTAAAACCGGGCGGACGGAGATTGTGGACCGGCGGCCAATCCCGCGATTCCGCGAAAGCGAAACGCTGTCTTATCTGGAATCGGCATATGAGCGCCGCAGTCCGTGGCCCGGCACCACAGCGCCAAAGGATCTCGGGCGGGCGCTGGCCCTTCGCCGGGCTGGCAACCGCCGCGCCGAAGTGGAGGGAGCGGCCCGCGAGATGGTGCGGCTGGCGCGCGAGGAAGACGTCAGGTGGCGGGAGATGGCTCTTTTGGTACGGAATTTGGATGATTACGATCATCTGATCGCCCCGATTATGGAGGAGTACGGCATCCCTTATTTTATGGACCGGAAAAAGAGCATGCTTCACCATCCCTTGATCGAATTTATCCGCGCGGCGCTGGATGTCGTGATCGGTTACTGGAAATATGAAGACGTGTTCCGCTGCGTCAAAAGCGGTTTTTTGCTGCCGCCGGGCGGCAACTTGACGCGCGCGCACATGGACATGCTGGAAAATTACGTGCTCGCCAGCGGAATCCAGGGCTACCGGTGGTATGACGGGCGGCCTTGGAAAGCCGCGCCAAGTCTGTCGCTGGAACAAGGCGAAGATAAGGGGCGGACGTCGGCCCAAGGGGAAGCGGGGCTTCAGATGCTGGAGCAATGCCGGGCGGCCGTAGCGAAGCCGCTTGCGGCGTTTGAGAAGCGGATTAAAAAAGCGAAGACGGCGGCGGAGATGTGCACGGCCGTCTACCAGCTGCTTGAGGACACGGAAGCGGCTCGGCATTTGGATCTGCTGGCGCACATGATGCTGCAAGAAGGCCAGCCCCAGCGGGCCATGGAGCATCGGCAGCTTTGGGGGGCGGTACTGGATCTGCTGGATCAGATCGTTGAAATGATGGGCGGCGAAGTGCTGGAGCTGGAGCTGTTCGCCGGGGTTTTGGAAACCGGGCTTAAGGATCTCAAGCTGTCGCTGGTGCCTCCGTCCCTGGATCAGGTGCTGGTCGGCAGCACGGACCGGACGCGTTCGGGGGCGGTTAAGCATTTATTTCTGATCGGCGTTAATGAAGGGATTATGCCGGCGGCATTGCAGGAAGAAGGCGTGCTCAGCGACCAGGAGCGCCTCAGGCTGGCGGAAATCGGTCTTGAACTCGCGCCCGGGGTGGCCCGTAAGCTGCTTGATGAGCGGTTTTTGATCTATGGCGCTTTGACTTTGCCCAGCCGGTCGCTGTGGATCAGTTATGCGGCGGCGGACGAAGATGGAGGGGCGTTGCTGCCCTCCGAAGTAATCCGCCATGTACGGCGGATTTTCCCGGATTTGCGGGAACAGTTTATTGGCCAGGCGCCGCCAGCCGTTGCCGAACCCGGGAGCGGGGCCGGCCAGGATGAAGCACAGCTGCAGTACGTGTCGCGGCCCGGGCCGGCGTTGTCCGCGCTGATCGGGCAGCTGCGCCTGTGGAAAGCGGGGGAAGCCGTATCGCCGGTGTGGTGGAGCGTACTAGAGTGGTACAGAGGCAAGCCGGAGTGGGAAGAAAGAACCGCCCTTTTGCTCGGCTCGCTCGATTACCGCAACCGGGTGCGTGGACTGACTCCGGCGACCAGCCGCAAGTTGTACGGCAAACGGCTGCGGACAAGCGTGTCGCGGATGGAGAAATTTTCGGCCTGTCCTTTCGCGCATTTCGCTTCCCACGGGCTAAAGCTGAAGGAACGCCAGCTGTACCGCCTGAAAGCGCCGGATATCGGCCAGCTGTTCCACGCCGCGCTGAGCGCGATGGCTGTCACGTTCAAGGCGCAGAACCGGAGCTGGGGCTCCCTGACGCCGGAGGAGTGCCTG from Paenibacillus macerans includes:
- the addB gene encoding helicase-exonuclease AddAB subunit AddB gives rise to the protein MSLQFIIGRSGSGKSSLILERVIARLRENPAGPPLIILAPEQGTFQIEQSIVTAPGLKGTVRTQVLGFRRLALRVMQETGGAALVPINDEGKKMLLYKILRRRRGELKLFGRGGDQLGLIDRIAALYTEMKKFNVDFSHLPEHHQFLQSAAGESRLLVDKMHDLGLLFAEFDAELAKLYIDNEDHVVKLAEGAAESAYLRGSEIWIDGFHTFTPQEYTAIGALLKAASNVTVALTLDRPYDDGVVPHELNLFYGPAVAYTKLLRIAEEAGVKTGRTEIVDRRPIPRFRESETLSYLESAYERRSPWPGTTAPKDLGRALALRRAGNRRAEVEGAAREMVRLAREEDVRWREMALLVRNLDDYDHLIAPIMEEYGIPYFMDRKKSMLHHPLIEFIRAALDVVIGYWKYEDVFRCVKSGFLLPPGGNLTRAHMDMLENYVLASGIQGYRWYDGRPWKAAPSLSLEQGEDKGRTSAQGEAGLQMLEQCRAAVAKPLAAFEKRIKKAKTAAEMCTAVYQLLEDTEAARHLDLLAHMMLQEGQPQRAMEHRQLWGAVLDLLDQIVEMMGGEVLELELFAGVLETGLKDLKLSLVPPSLDQVLVGSTDRTRSGAVKHLFLIGVNEGIMPAALQEEGVLSDQERLRLAEIGLELAPGVARKLLDERFLIYGALTLPSRSLWISYAAADEDGGALLPSEVIRHVRRIFPDLREQFIGQAPPAVAEPGSGAGQDEAQLQYVSRPGPALSALIGQLRLWKAGEAVSPVWWSVLEWYRGKPEWEERTALLLGSLDYRNRVRGLTPATSRKLYGKRLRTSVSRMEKFSACPFAHFASHGLKLKERQLYRLKAPDIGQLFHAALSAMAVTFKAQNRSWGSLTPEECLREADAAVDQLAPKLQGEILLSSKRYGYISRKLKTIVGRASLILGEQARRGSFEPVGLELDFGPGRPLPPLTFELPNGCVMEIVGRIDRVDMAEGDGGLLLRVIDYKSSQTDLRLHEVYYGLSLQMLTYLDVLLSSAEAWLGRPAIPAGTLYFHVHNPLLQSSNGMSPEQAHQELLKRFKMKGLLLADRDVIAKMDGQLEKGYSDILPVAVKADGGFYSSASVAAPEQWQTLLRSVRQTITEIGTRITDGDVRIAPYRIGMETACTHCVYKPVCRFEESLEGSSYQMLSKPGKQEIWTLLEQGRRMETGREGGQKSAHESGKEAASS
- a CDS encoding transposase, translated to MEMRPEDKYSQIFEHLDLAPVMQALSKPKRRGRKEELNYPAMVYSLLIAKMEGIEFVSSIIKRLESSEEFRIQCRFTGSDRIPSESTYSRLNLALQQKGLLEQVLDRLVRAAHAEGFLTGAHIAVDSSAVEAWDCQYGESAAKRRAARKQKQKKESSVQQLEMEPVLPVSETEPTKPTKPVYGRGNCSAEEKERRRKEREAYEASLPPFEKKIENMLPFTYDELFEAMPRSASRCTKKNSKGKLTTWYGYKANIVVDTDSQYVLSGVLSSAHLNDQRMAVLLLKGLPLKFPMLKVKYGLGDKGYDSTPIYELIRSLQAYPIIDIIHHTAPPEGMNLDYGPVCKEGHAYRYDSFDPKYETLRYTRPSECKECPFAESGCQKVFKIRIETDVRKHTYPARGSKGFKELYKKRTAVERVFAYLKGYYGLKRTRHRGVRANVDFQLSILAYNLTKFALDKLNKRLPQAA